The Candidatus Scalindua japonica sequence TTTAAAATTCCGAGCCTGCTTTATCATTTTATCAACAAATGGCCGATTTACAGTAGTTTTTTCTAAAACATCATTTTTATTTCCACCCTTGTCAAGGACCCTGATAATTTTCCATAAATCTTTCATTCTTTTATGTGCTGAAATTACGATAGTAATCGCAATTGATTTTGGATCAAACGTGATAGTTTTACGCTCGTTCTCCATACCAATATTAAAAATATTTTCTGCCATTTTTACAGCGGAGATACTGTTTTTCATACCAATAGCATCAAGCAGGTTGAAAAGTTTCTCTCTATGGCCAACCCCCGAGAACATTTTAATATCTTCTATGGAAATTTCCTTCCTGTCACCGACAAAAATTGATAATGCATCCAGTTGCCTATCAATAATTGCAAGGCTGTTTCCTGTCCTTTCCATGAGGCAAAATGCAGATTTCAGGTTCATAGTTTTATCATAATTCCCGGCATGCATAACAATCCATTTCGTTAATTCACTGTCATACTCCGGTTTCTTTGTTTCCCATGGCGCAGGTCTGTCAAACAGTTGGCCACATTCAATGAGAATACCTTGTTTGCTGTTCATAGCTTTCGCTATTCTCGTTCTTTTATCTATTGACAAAACTTCTAAAACCAGGCAGTTAATTCTAAAAGGATTTTTAATGTATTCAGAAATTCTTTCCTGATATTTAACCAGGAGGTTGTCAGCATTCTCAACTATTAACAGCTTATGCTTTCCAAACATAGGAGCAGTTTTTGCTTCATCGATAATATCATTAAACAAAGTAGAAATTTTAACGTTTTGTGCAGCACCACCCTGGGACTGATTGACGGTAAAATTACTGCCCGTGTCTTTACCATTAAATTCGATCAAACCTTCTTTGACTCCTCCATCCATAAAAAATCGTCTTTTGATCCCGGACAAAGCCTGTTTTTTTTGGAAATACTCGTTTCCACTTATTAGATAAACAGGTAAGTTACTTGTTTTATTATACTTGTGTATAAAATCGGTAAATTTCATAGCAATATTCTAAAAAGTTTATATTCTGAAACATTATGGTAAATGTATTGTCAAAATATTCAATTAAAAAATCAGCTTTTTTTCTCAAAGATATTGACATAATTAAACTTATGTGTATAATTAGCTGCAATTTGATACCCAGATTTATAGTCAAATACGGTTTTTGAGAATTATAATTGTTTTGGAGTAATGGAATATGACCACAATAACAAAAAGAGAACTAGCAGAGGCTATCTCTCAAAAATTAGGAAGTCCGCAAATAGTTACTAAACAAACAATTCAACTTTTCCTAGAATTATGTACCGAAGAACTTGTAAAAGGCAATCGATTAGAATTCAGGGACTTTGGTATTCTTACTACAGTCGAAAGAGGGTCCAGAATTGGAAGAAACCCCAAAACCGGCACAACCGTAGATGTACCTCCAAAAAGAGTTGTAAGGTTCAAATCAGGAAGACTTCTAAAAGAGAAGGTCCAAAAGAAAGAGAGTTTCGCTCAGAAGGTACCAACAGACTCCGGCAACGATGTTACTACTCAGGGCCAGTAATTAATATCCGGCTGCGCTCCCTTAAATTTATCAACATGATTTCTGTGTGAATTGTCTTTTGAAAAACCATGTTCTTCAAGTATCCATTTACTCCCTGATCTTTTATAAGTAATTTTGTAGGAATAATCAGACAATCGCCATCTCCAAAAGAAAAAATGTGACAATCCTGTCATAAAAATATTTATTTTCTGCGCATATGGATCAATGTCTTCAAATACTGCAATACCCATCCTGGTAACTCCCGGATCGTATTCCCCTTTCATCTTGTCCGGACTTAAATACTTCTCTCCATCTTCGGAAACTTGTTCTGCAATTTTTGGTATATATTTTGCTTCATAAAATTTATCTGTGTCAGTTGACAATATAGTTGATACAGGTATCAAAATCTTCTGATCAATAGTATTACGTATTGAGTATACCCATATCAAATATTTTTTCTCGTTTTCAGAACTCTCATTGAACTTAAAATATTCGGGAACACTCCAGCCAAAATCCACTTGTGATGCATCCGATGTCGCAGGAAACAATATGACAACATTAAGAAACAACATAAAACACAAATACTTGAATTTTTTCATCAATAAACCCCCAACCTGGCTTAGCCAGAATTAAATATTTTATATTTAAGCTTTACTATCTTATCAGTTGTTTCATCTGAAATTGATACATTGCTTTTCCTTGCAAACATTTTCATCGTTTCCCTGTCAGTTATACCTTCCATAAGGTAAATATCCAGATCAGAAGCAGATATATCTATCGTTGACAATGCTTCTTGCCACGATTTGATGTGATACTGCATTCCATAGACGACAACTCCGTCCATATCAAAAATCAGCGTATTAATGTTTTTCATCTTCTATTAACTCCAGCGCATACTTTATAGGAACACCAAAGTTTGCACCGCTGAAACCACGAAAAATCCCATAATTTACAGCAACCACTTCTCCTTTATTATTAAAAAGCGGCCCACCACTACCCCCAACAGTTGTCTGTGCATCATATATAATTCTTTTTCTTAAAACATCGCTAATGTGTCCCTGAGTTGCTATAGGCTTTATCAAACCATGATTAGATAGCTCCTGGGCCGCTTCCAGAAAAGACATTTTAGATATTTCCAGTGCAATTTCCGGATCACTTTTTGCGCAAAGAGCATTTATACCGGCCGGATAACCTAACAGGACAACAGGTTCTCCCTCTATTGCCTCCTTATCACTTAATTCTATATCAAATTCAGGTAATTCAATTCCTTCAGGGTCAAAACTTACAAGAGCAACATCGACAATATCAGAAACTTTTTCTACTTTAAGTGGAACAGGGTCTTTCACCTCAGGAAAGAAAGCCCTGAACACCTCAAGTTTTGGTATAAAGCCTGGTTCAAGAGGAATAGCATGTGCCGCCTGCCGCCACCAAGGCTCAGCAATATGACGATTTGTCAGGATCTTTCCATTACCTATCATAAATCCGGTTCCTGTAAGTTGATTGGTCAGTAGACGCCCATCCCGCCACGATTTTAACGGCTTACCCGTTTTTTCATCAACTAAAGAAAAAGAACACTGAATTAAACAAACACCCTTACTGAAATCTTTTATTATTTTTTCGCCTATAGCACTCTCAAATTCAAGGAGTTCTACTCTTTTTGTTGTTTCTGTCAGACCGGAGAATATGTTATAGATTAATGTAACAATACCAATAAAGGTGAGCAAGAAGAGAAAGACAGTAACAAGTTTAAATTTTGCTGACGATTGTGTAAACGCCTCTGTCAATAGACTCTGAAAAAAAGCCGTCGCCGTAACAAGCGTTCTCCCCTTCTGTGGTTCTCTGGCGATATCCATGGAATCCGCCAGTATTTCACTCAATGGCTTACATACATCTCCCACCTCCTCTTTTATCCTGAAACGTGCTCTTGGCCCGTTGTTACCAAATTCAATAAGGTCACCATCATGAATAACAACCTCCTTTATCTGCCTGTTATTCACAAACGTACCTTCAGCACTGTCTAAATCCTTCAGGACATAATCACACTCCTGTAAAATTATTTCCGCATGAAAAGGTGATGTGTTTTTGTCTATAGATTGATCAAAATTGAGGTTGCACATAGGGCCTGTTCCAACACTGATTTTTGAATCAGTAAAGGATTCTGTCTTACCTCTTTTACTTCCCGACAGATGAACAAAGATAGCCTTCATGTGTTATTGTGAACAAAATGATTGTATATAATATCAGCAAAAGCACTTAGTCCCTTCATATCTTTGCCCAATTTTGATATCTTGTTTCCAAGCGCTTCCCTGTTTCTAAAGTTCTTTGAAACGTATTCGGCTACGAAAGTCTGAGCTGAAATAAAATTAAGATCAATCCCCTGATCATCAGAGCTTTCTGATATTTTATATGCAACCAGATCAGTAATTGTCTTTAATGTAATATCTTTTTTACTGCTTATATTGTTTTTGACTGTTTCAAAATCCAGATGGTCACTGGATATAAAAGACTGATATATCATCTCAGCAAAGGTTTCAATTCCCTTAAGCCCACCATCTAATATTGTTAACTTTTCGCGAAATTCATCAAGGGTACTGTAATTTTCTGAAATATATTCTGCCGTTATTTGCTCTGCTTTAGTAATATTATTTTCAGGACCACTGTCATAAGGACCCTTTGATATTTTTAACGCTACTATATCAGTTATGGGTTTTAATGTAACATCTTTAACATTTCGTATATGATCTACAATTGTTTCCACATCCAGTTTCTTGTCCATTTAAGTGCATTATACTAACGCATAAATATAAATCAACTCTGATATATAACACTCGGTTTAATCGGCAAATATCCAGATAGTTCAGCTTTAATGACGATATATGAGAATGGAAATAAAAGCGAACCAATCAAGAACGCTCGATAAGAAAAAAAACAATGGTTTTGGTGGGGACATGTTTATGTGAAATGATTAAAAAAATAAAGGCTTCAGGGTTAATTTAAACCCTGAAGCCTTTAGTAGTTCTTACTAACGATAAGTTTCAATCAATGACTGCCGGTAGCTGGACGACCTGCAGCACCTAATTCAAATGTCACCTGTACAATTTCACCTGCTTTAACCCTGACTTGTTTGGTAGCTGTATTGTCATGGTGATCAGCAACTGTAACGGTATGGAAGCCATTGTCAACTGATAAAATTGTGTTTCCGCTATAACCGGTAGTACCAGAATTATCTCCTACACTTACCTCAGCTCCTTTAATTGGCGCACCCATTGCTGTTACCATAACAATGACTGTTCCTCCCTGAGTAGGAGGCCACTCACCACCCCTATCATAAGCAGAGCTAACATTGCTCAAGCAGAAAATTAACCCAGCTGCTATCAGCGATACAAAAGCAAATTTCATTTTACTAAGCATTCCCTTCTCCTTTCAAAATTAAAAAATAAAAACACGCAACATTGCAGTAAATCTTCTCTTCATTACAAGAAAACGTGGCTAAAACACCCACCTCTTATCGATGAGATGTTTTGTTAGCCTGAAAAACAAATTAGATCAAGGGATTATACATTAAAACTTGTTTTCGTCAAGTGATTTTCTGTTTTTTGGTTTGAGACAGCTAACCCTTTTCTCTTAATTTAGTTATAAATATTTGCGTATATTAATTGACTAATTATACAATAATAACAAATATTATTATTTTTTTTCATAATGTATTAATGTAGTATAGTAGTCACATAACTAATACAATCATAATCGTCTAATATAAAACAACTTATACCACCTTACAAGCCAAAATTCATTGATTTGCCATGCAAAATAGAGAAATAACGGAAGAGAAGAGTTTCTATAAACATAAAAGAGATTTTCTTAAGGGTTACGCACCTTTTTCCTTATTGTCAAACAATTTATTAAAGAAGATTGTATCTAAAATCCAGATCCAGAATTATGGGACAGGTCAGACTATATGTGAAAGAGGACAGAAGGGTAATTGCCTGTTTATCATCCATACCGGGACCGTGGTAGAAACGTTGGTTGATAACAGTGGAGAAGAGATTACCGTCGCAATACTCAACAAAGGAGATTGTTTTGGTGCAATCCCTTTCCTTACCGATGAATCATACCTGGCAACCAGAAAGGCAAAGGAAGAGGTTGAACTCTTCGTACTTCACGATTATGACATCCAGGAACTGATTCTGAAGAACCCTGTTCTAAGTATACATTTAAGTAGAATTGTCTCTGAAAGGATAAAATCCTTCTTTGATTTCTTTGAAAAGGAAAAGATAAAAATAGTTGAAGTCATTGAAGGTGAATCTGAAAAAGAGAGAAAACTGGAAATAATTAATAGAGTAACCAGGCTATTCCATTCATCGGAAGATATTAACAGGACACTCTTTTTTGTTGTCAAGGCAGTTAACAGAGAAATGAAAGCCGATGCCTGTTCTATTTATCTCGTAGACCCGGTTTCTTATGAACTTGTACTGGAAGCTGCAGTTGGCTTTGATGAAAAAGTAATTACAAATGTGAGAATGCGATTGGATAAAGGTGAAGGGATTACCGGATGGGTAGTAGAGCATGGAGAACCTGTCGCTCTTGAAGATATCCATGCGGACCCAAGGGTGAAGTTTATTACTGAAATCCATGAGGACCGATTTTCATCGCTATTGTCTGTACCGTTAGGTGATAAAAAAAACGTTATAGGCGCGATTAATATACAGACTGTAGACAGAAGAAAGTACACGTATGATGATATAAGAGGATTGACGATTATGGCAAATCACATTGCCCTTGCAATCTCCCATGCACGCCTTAAAAGGAGGATACAGATTGTAGAAGGAGTAAGCGACAGAAACGTTTCAGATAAATCGGGTTTTGTAGGTAAGGGTAAGTATATTGACAAAATAAATGCGTTCGTTGATTTAATGGCTTCTGGTGACGGACCGGTATTAATAGGTGGTGAAGATGGAACTGGTAATGTGCCGATGTCAAAGATTATTCATTATAAGAGCAAACGTTATAAAGGCCCTTTTGTAGAGATTGATTGTAGAAATATTGACAGTGCATCATGGGGAGAAGAACTGTTTGGATATGAAAAAAATACTAAAGTAATTTGCAGTGATGGCCTGACAAAAAATAATTTACAGAACGATTTTTCCCCTCAGAAAGATATTGAAACAGGAAGCCTGGTAACACGTCTGGGATTTATTGAGCTGGCTGATTCAGGAACTATTTTTTTAAATCATGTTGATAGATTGAATCAGGCGAACCAGATTAAATTACTGAATTATCTACAGGAAGGTAAATTTAATCGTGTCAACGGAAATGATACTATTTTTTCAAACGCGAGAATTATTTCATCTGTTTCTCAAAATATCGCTTCATATTTAGAGGAAGGAAGATTTGATAAGAGTCTATATAAAATACTAAATAAAAATTATTACCAATTAAAGGCTCTTAGAGACCAGAAACGCAGTATTCCCATGCTTACCAAAGATTTTATTGAAAATATCAGTCGTGAATTGCATAAAGACGTAAAGGGTATAGCTGACAATGCTATGGGAAGATTGATGAGTTATGATTGGCCCGGTAATGTAAAAGAACTTGAGAATGTATTAAGGCGCGCAGTAATTCTGGCAAAAGGTGATGTAATTACGTCAGAACAGATTTTTTTCGGTATACCGATGGGAGAAAAAAAATGGTCATATGATATTCTTTCATTTGATACGGTTAAAAGTTTCCTGAAAAGCAGACTTTATCCATCAGGCCTTCAGATTTTAAGTTCTATTTTTCTTGTAATTACACTTCTGATGCTTTTTCTGGGACACAAAAACGGGCTGTTAAATCCTGTAAATATATTATTCTGGTCAGCCGGAATATTTGGCATGTACATGATAACTTTTGTTTCCGGAAGATTTTTATGCGGAATATGTCCTTTTGCTGCCACAGGTGATTTGATTAAGCGATTTATATGTTTTAATCGGCAAATACCAAAGATAATGGTTTCATACGGAAGGTATTTTACCATTGGACTCATAATATCAATCTTCTGGTTTGAAGGTGTCACATCAATTCAACACTCTTCGACATTAACGGCATACTTAATTGTATTTATTCTCTCAGGAGCTATTATTTCAGGCATTCTCTTTGAAAGAAGAGCATGGTGCAGGTATCTTTGCCCACTGGGTGGCCTGTTTGGCATTTATTCACTTACATCAATAACCTCTTTGAAGGCAAATAGAAGTGTCTGTCTGAACCAATGTGAAACTCACGATTGTTATCTGGGAACACAATTAACAAAAGGCTGTCCAATGTATTTACATCCTTATGGACTGGAGAATGGTAAAGATTGTGTTTTATGTATGAATTGTTATAAAAACTGCAGTCACGGTTCTATAAAGGTCAATTTCCAGGTACCCGGAAACGATATAGGCAACATGTCCAACAGGTCATTGTCTGAATCTTTACTGTGTTTGTCAATGTTGGGGATTTTGTTAGTTGAGTATGGGAGCCTTCTCAGTATAGAGTCTCAGCTCTTTCAATCTTTATCTCGCCTTATCGGAATCAATCAAACCATACTTTACACGTTGATATTCATCTCTGTATCTTTTCTATCGTCCGGTTCTATCGTTTTTCTCGATTATGTATCTAATGGGTTCTCGTTTGACAATGTGAAAGCAAGAATTATAGACTTCGGATACTCTGCAATTCCACTCGCACTTATGGGACATCTTGCCTTTTACTGGAACAAAATTAAAGCGGATTTCCGAAAGCTGATGGAGTTAACCGGTATATACCAACCGGTAAGGGTTGAAAATGAAGTTTTAATTGCAGAAAAAATAGAGGGTATCTCAGCTATTGAATTATTATTTATTTTTGCAGGTTTTTTTGGAAGTGTTTATATTTTCTATCTTCTATCAAAAAAGACAAAACATGCTTTGACAATATCGACCACGACCAGTTATTTATCTGTATTCGCTGTCTTTGCATTTACATATATATGTTTATTGTAGAACACAAGTTACGGTTGTATTCTGTAGTTTTGAAATTGTTGAGTTTTCTGTTTCAGTTCACATTATTCAGCTAAAGATGAGGGGTTATACAGTTTAGACTTATTATGCGAATCTTTTGGACCTAAAAAACATATGAACTCTTTCAGCAATTCCTTATTAAAAAAATTTTCCTTTTTACTTTTCATCTCTGCCAGCGCCGCAAAAGGAGTCATCGCATCTGCGTAACCCTTGTTGCTAGTCATTGCATCATACGCATCAACTATTCGTGATATACTGCCAAATAAATGGATATCACCTTCTCCAATTCCATAAGGATACCCTGTACCATCATGATTTTCATGATGTTGAATAACTACTTTTAATGACAGTCCATCAATATTACCCCTCTGTTCTAAAAGCTCAAGTCCCGCTTTAGGATGCCTCCTTATTACATCCAACTCTTCTCGGGTAAGTTTATTGCTATTGTTGATAACATCAGGAGAGATGGTTGCCATTCCTATATCATGCAACAACAAACCTGTACCAAGGCAATCCAATTCATGCGGCTTTAAGGAAAGATATTTACCAAAAAGTAAGCCAATCACCGACACATTAATAGAATGTGTATATAACTGGTAATTTTGGGAAGTGACTGTAAATAAACTGTAAAATGTGTTTTCATCTTGCACGATGTGTTGGACTGTATTACTTACCCACTCAGACGCCCTTTCGATATTTTGGCCGGACTTTGGGTCGTCCAAAATCTCCTTTGTAATATTCTCAGCAACCTGATAGAGAACTCCGGATTTTTCTAAAGAGTCCTTACTACTGTCTTCAATGATTTGTTTAAGGTTTTTTTCCTGATATCTGAGATATTTATCAGTGTCTTTTGTAGAAATATAAAGCCTTTGTATATTCCTGTTTAATAATTCCCCTTTTCTCTGCTGGCTAAATTGCTCGTTTCCACGGCAGAATAAAATATATTGCGAGCGTCCTCTGATATCACTTCTTAAAAAAAGATCAAACTCTATCTTTGTATTTTCAATTAAAGTATTTTTTGTTATGGCTATATATTCATTCATTATCGAAGAAATGTAGATTTCCAGGCAAAAAAATTAATTCATTTTTTAATTTAAATTTCTACTTGAAACCAAAAAGTACGTTTATCTCTTTTGTGTTTTTTTATTGTCACAGTATCGTTTGTAAGACGGTATACAAATTGTTCGAATAGGCTATTTTACTTAGGACGTATTCATCTGCAATATATTATCATCTCTGGGTTTTTTGCGAGGATCTTTAAGCCCAAGAAAGCAGATAAACTCTTTCAACAATTCATCGTCAAAGCAGCCCTGCATCTCTTTTTTAATTTCTGCCAGTGTCGCAAATGGCTTCATTGCGGACGCATATGGTCGGTTGGATGTCATTGCATCATATGAGTCAACTATACGGGAAATATGACCAAATAGATGAATTTCATTACCTCCGATTCCATAAGGATATCCTGTACCATCATTATTTTCGTGGTGTTGAACAACAATTTTCAGTGACGCACCATCAATATTTATGAATTGATCTAAAATGTTCAGTCCCAATTTAGGGTGTTTTTTTATTATACCGAATTCTTGACTCGTAAGATTTCTACGATTATTTATTATCTCTGATGGGATTTTTGTCTTACCAATATCATGTAGAAGCAGGCCCGTTCCCAGATTTTTCAATTCCTTAGAATCTAAAGCAAGATATTTTCCAAAAAGTAATCCGATTACTGAGGTATTAATAGAATGTGTATAAATATGATAATCACGAGAGGTAACTTCAAACAAGCTGGAGAACGTGTTTTCATTTTGAATAATGTGGGTAATGGTGTTACCGACCCAGGCAGAAGCCCGTTTGACTGTCTGGGTTGGTATTGGATCTGCCATGATATCACGAGTTAAATTTTTTGCAACTTGATAAAGTGCTCCTGATTTTTGTAAAGAACTTTTACTGCTATCCGTAACGATTTGGTTAAGATTTTGTTCCTGGTATATTAAGTATTTGTCTGTGTCTTCTGAGGAGATATAGAATTGTTCTACCTTTTTGTTTAATAACTCTTCTCTCAACTGAGGGCTGAAGAGTTGGTTTCCTCGGCAGAATAAGATATATCTTGAGCGGCCGTTAAAATCATTTCTCAAAAACAAATCAAACTCTATCTTAGTGCCTTCAACTAAAGCATTTTTTGTTATGGCTATGTATTCACTCATTCAGAATTTGTAGAACTTTCTTGATATAGATACTAATTCAAAGGTATTAGTACATTTGGAATAAGAGAACATTTTATATCGTTTATTTTTGTTTATAATACTTCTTACAAGATTTTTTCTCTGTTTGTTTGCCAACAAGAGTCATTGTCGCTAATTTCATGCCTATCGCATAAAACATACAAACAACAGACTAAAAGAAACAAGCAATTTGCTATAAGTATCAATATTGCAAATATTTGTCTTTAATACATGGCCGCAAGAATTTTTCAGGTGACAACTCAATTCATTCTATATTATTTTATAGAATTGTTTATATTTACAACATTTTTTAAAAACCTTTTACTTTGCTCTTATTATACCGATACACATTTATGCAAACATCTTAAGTATTTGTGTGTACCAGGAGTGTCAAGGTTAGCTAATATTGTACCCAAACGATTGATAAATATAGTAAACAAATAGTACAGAGAAATGTTTGTGGCAAGCACCAACATACTAACGTCTTATCCACTGAGTGTGTTTTGTGGATTTTGTTAAAAGACAGTTATTACTGTTTCAACTTGTCATTAATATTGTTAATAATACCCAGCGTTTTTGGGGTAATTATTTTTTGTCGTGCATATTCAGGCAGGTTAAATCAAAAATGAATGGATATGTTGAGTTTTACAAAAAAAGCTATTACTATTTTTTTGTCTTATTGATTGCGTCTCTTATCATACTTTTAGTTGGAAAATCCACTTTTTTCCCATCTACACAATAATGACGACTTCTCAAACCATAATTTTTAATGGCTTGCATATTCGGTTCTAAATCTCTTCCATTGATTCTCACTGTGGGAGAACCGATAAAATGTAATCGTCTTGCATCTTCCGGTGTTTCCAGAATAAACAAACTAATATCTGCATCAATGCCCTCTTAATCAATAACCTCCTGGATATTATCTGTAATAGATGACAGGTCTGGACTGCCATCAATAACGAAAACTCCAATATTGACAATATTTCTTGGAGTTTGTGTTATCGTAACCGTTATTTCATCACTGTTGTCTCTGAACCCTTCCCCGAACTTACCAATTAAGTCATCATTCATGGATAGATATAAATAATTACCCTCATCACCGGGTAAAACATACGCAGATCCTGACAGGCCCATTGAGAGGACCATATCATCATTAATTTTGCCAAGAAGCATACCGATGTTCTCTCCAGGCAAAGAATAACTTTCTAAAGCAGGAACAGGTATTCCATCTGCAGTATGTCCATCGGGAAACATTGTTGAATTAAAACTCCAGTAATCATCCTCTTTTACTTCCCAATTTATAATATGGTTTTTTTTCAGGATGATATCTGTCATTTGCCATGCCTGGTCTGCATGGACTACAACGATTTCCGCAGAAACATCTTTTGGTCCATTTACTATAAATATTACCAGGATAGTAAAGGCTATGATATGAACGAATTTATTCATTTTTTTTAATAACAATATATAGAAGTATTGAAAGGTTCCATTATACTACTGAAACAGATTATGTCAACTTACACGGATAAATGCGGTGTACAGTGGAAAACTTTTATATATCTTTTAAGAGTTTATTGGCAGAAGATTTTTCAATTGTATCATTAAACGTGTCCAGAGTACTTGTTAATATCTTTAACTCCCTGTTTTGTGCGACAGGTATATCGTTAGTCCCGTTTTTATCCAGAGCATCAATTACGTGCTTTATGGTAAGCAAAGTAATGGTACATGCAGGCTGGTATGCAAACTCCTGGTCCTCTTCAATATTGGTTTCAACGGCAATCCCACACTCAACTAATTCATAGAGAATCTGATGTACCAACCGAATGGGTATTTCCAGGGTATGAGAAATCTTGCTTGCGGTCAAAGGTTTGACTTCATCAGAAAAATTCTTTATTATTAAGTGAGTTATCTGTAACGCAAGTAATCTCTTGTATGAGAGACTTACACGTGAACAGTCAGGTTCAAACTCATATGTGTCTATATTCTGAAGAGCAAAAGAAATTTCTGCTCCAAAAAGGACGATCAACCAGCTAATCTGTAACCAGATTAAAAAGAGAGGTAATGCGGCAAAGCTTCCATAAATAGCATTATACTGCGCTACACCAACCTGAGAGTAGATATAGCCCCATTGCGCTACTTGATAAGCTACCGCCGCAATCGCACCTGCTATCACACCATACAGGAACCTGACCTTTGTGTTAGGCATAAAGATATAAATAAAAGTAAAAGCCCCACAGATTGCGCAGTAAGGAAGTAGTTTAAACGAAAGAAATATCAGAGGACTGAAGAATCCTAAAAAGGCAAACCGCTCAGTTATAAGAGTAATCTGG is a genomic window containing:
- a CDS encoding YihY/virulence factor BrkB family protein, with protein sequence MKTMLSEIIDYVTTDIWRIRLQDHPRKKIFLITQLRVVILAFRGFYEDKCTLRASALTFYSLLSIVPVVALIFGIAKGFGSDQALENQLLKKFPGQEEVLVQVMGFARSLLEQTKGGMVAGIGLAVLFWIVIKLLSNIEHSFNDIWGIKKSRSTVRKITDYISIMLICPVLIIVSSGITVFLITQITLITERFAFLGFFSPLIFLSFKLLPYCAICGAFTFIYIFMPNTKVRFLYGVIAGAIAAVAYQVAQWGYIYSQVGVAQYNAIYGSFAALPLFLIWLQISWLIVLFGAEISFALQNIDTYEFEPDCSRVSLSYKRLLALQITHLIIKNFSDEVKPLTASKISHTLEIPIRLVHQILYELVECGIAVETNIEEDQEFAYQPACTITLLTIKHVIDALDKNGTNDIPVAQNRELKILTSTLDTFNDTIEKSSANKLLKDI
- a CDS encoding HD-GYP domain-containing protein; the protein is MSEYIAITKNALVEGTKIEFDLFLRNDFNGRSRYILFCRGNQLFSPQLREELLNKKVEQFYISSEDTDKYLIYQEQNLNQIVTDSSKSSLQKSGALYQVAKNLTRDIMADPIPTQTVKRASAWVGNTITHIIQNENTFSSLFEVTSRDYHIYTHSINTSVIGLLFGKYLALDSKELKNLGTGLLLHDIGKTKIPSEIINNRRNLTSQEFGIIKKHPKLGLNILDQFINIDGASLKIVVQHHENNDGTGYPYGIGGNEIHLFGHISRIVDSYDAMTSNRPYASAMKPFATLAEIKKEMQGCFDDELLKEFICFLGLKDPRKKPRDDNILQMNTS